Proteins co-encoded in one Acidobacteriota bacterium genomic window:
- a CDS encoding DinB family protein, whose translation MAIKDALLPEFDHEMAVTRRVLERVPMADAAWKPHEKSMSLGALAAHLADIPRWTSTILEKPGYDMATGNAAPHDEYTSVEALLDAFDAHVKGSRALIATRSDAEMLAPWTLSAGEHVVFTQPRVGALRGFLFSHSIHHRGQLSVYLRLRNVPVPSIYGPSADER comes from the coding sequence ATGGCCATCAAGGATGCCCTGCTGCCCGAGTTCGACCACGAGATGGCCGTGACGAGACGCGTGCTCGAGCGCGTGCCGATGGCGGACGCGGCCTGGAAGCCCCACGAGAAGTCGATGAGCCTCGGAGCGCTCGCCGCGCACCTGGCCGACATCCCTCGCTGGACGTCGACCATCCTCGAGAAGCCAGGCTACGACATGGCGACGGGGAACGCGGCGCCGCACGACGAGTACACGTCGGTCGAGGCCCTGCTCGACGCCTTCGACGCGCACGTGAAGGGATCGCGGGCGTTGATTGCGACGCGCAGCGATGCGGAGATGCTGGCGCCCTGGACGCTCTCGGCTGGCGAGCACGTCGTCTTCACGCAGCCGCGGGTGGGGGCCCTCCGCGGGTTCCTCTTCAGCCACTCGATCCACCATCGGGGCCAGTTGAGCGTGTACCTGAGGCTGCGGAACGTGCCGGTCCCGTCGATTTACGGGCCGTCGGCCGACGAACGCTGA
- the ptsP gene encoding phosphoenolpyruvate--protein phosphotransferase: MPPTSARHSTRTVVLRAPLSGVLVPIDEVPDPVFAQRLVGDGVAIDPISHTLCAPCDGIVVQVHAAGHALTIATPDGLEVMMHIGLDSVKLRGRGFEPRVSAGDRVETGQPLIDFDSDFVVRHARSLLTQLVITNGERVARLEARRGTVVASVDVALEVTLRDEDVAEPAPVEVANLSTALVGSAFGLHARPAALVVAAARASASEVRVRHGQQVASATSLVALLGLDAGPGATVRIEARGPDASAVVSRVAAALARTFDGDAPERPGAPAAAASTPGPPEAASESTRVLTGLPASPGQVLGTIVRAGPDEVHVREAGGDPREERSRFERARARSQAELEALVTRLRAESTPGRSTLFEAHRALLDDPELLEPTFEGIETGRSAAAAWRDAFAGQAARLATLQHHHLAARAADVDDVGHRVLRHLVDHPVEALELPHGAILVAEQLAPSAVATLDRARVAGFCTVAGGVLSHVALLARSLGLPAVTGIDPAALDVADGTPAALDGTRGRLVLQPDADEVRRVGERQAVEAARREVDLLAAAAPAVTTDGHRVDVLASVTSLADAAAAPRAGAEGVGLLRSEFLFVDRAAPPSEEEQRVVYAELLSTSGAGRPVVIRALDAGGDKPLAYVPIPNEPNPALGERGCRALLGRPGLLRAQVRAVLRASAHGAARLLFPMVATLPEWRALRACVEEERASLGADPVPIGLLVEVPAAALLALHFAREVDFFSIGTNDLAQYTLAMDRAHPKLASQVDALHPAVLQLVARTVAAARAHARPVGVCGAIASDPQAVPILVGLGVDELTVPVALIAGIKARIRELSWGACQVLAARALAAETADEVRALDAGHTP; this comes from the coding sequence ATGCCTCCGACGTCCGCCCGCCACTCCACCCGCACGGTCGTCCTCAGGGCGCCGCTCTCGGGCGTGCTCGTCCCGATCGACGAGGTTCCGGATCCCGTGTTCGCCCAGCGCCTCGTCGGCGACGGGGTGGCGATCGACCCGATCAGCCACACGCTCTGTGCGCCCTGCGACGGCATCGTGGTCCAGGTGCACGCGGCCGGGCACGCCCTGACCATCGCGACGCCCGATGGGCTCGAGGTCATGATGCACATCGGCCTCGACAGCGTGAAGCTCCGCGGGCGGGGGTTCGAACCGAGGGTCTCGGCTGGCGACCGGGTCGAGACGGGTCAGCCGCTCATCGACTTCGACAGCGACTTCGTCGTGCGGCACGCCCGCAGCCTGCTCACGCAGCTCGTCATCACCAACGGGGAACGGGTCGCCAGGCTCGAGGCCCGTCGCGGCACCGTCGTCGCTTCGGTCGACGTGGCGCTCGAGGTGACGCTGCGAGACGAGGACGTCGCGGAGCCGGCGCCGGTCGAGGTCGCGAACCTCTCGACGGCCCTCGTCGGCAGCGCGTTCGGGCTCCACGCCCGACCCGCGGCCCTCGTCGTCGCTGCGGCTCGCGCGTCGGCCAGTGAGGTTCGAGTGCGACACGGCCAGCAGGTCGCGAGTGCGACGAGCCTCGTGGCGCTCCTCGGCCTCGATGCGGGGCCGGGGGCCACGGTGCGGATCGAGGCGCGTGGCCCGGACGCCTCCGCGGTGGTCAGCCGCGTCGCGGCAGCCCTGGCCCGGACGTTCGACGGGGACGCGCCCGAACGCCCGGGCGCGCCGGCCGCGGCCGCCTCGACGCCCGGGCCACCGGAAGCCGCCTCCGAATCGACCCGCGTGCTCACCGGCCTGCCGGCTTCGCCCGGCCAGGTACTCGGGACAATCGTCCGGGCCGGTCCTGACGAGGTCCATGTGCGGGAGGCCGGTGGCGACCCACGCGAGGAGCGGTCGCGCTTCGAACGGGCCCGGGCCCGCAGCCAGGCCGAGCTCGAGGCCCTCGTCACGCGGCTGCGGGCCGAGAGCACCCCCGGGCGGAGCACCCTCTTCGAGGCGCACCGGGCGCTGCTTGACGACCCTGAGCTGCTCGAGCCGACCTTCGAGGGCATCGAGACCGGCCGGAGCGCCGCCGCCGCCTGGCGCGACGCGTTCGCCGGCCAGGCTGCACGCCTCGCCACGCTGCAGCACCACCACCTGGCGGCTCGGGCCGCCGACGTCGACGACGTCGGGCATCGCGTGCTGCGCCACCTCGTCGATCACCCGGTCGAGGCGCTCGAGCTGCCGCACGGCGCCATCCTCGTGGCCGAGCAACTCGCCCCATCGGCAGTCGCCACGCTCGACCGTGCCCGCGTGGCGGGGTTCTGCACGGTGGCGGGCGGCGTCCTGTCGCACGTCGCCCTGCTCGCGCGGTCGCTCGGCCTGCCCGCCGTCACCGGGATCGACCCCGCGGCGCTCGACGTCGCAGACGGCACGCCCGCCGCGCTCGATGGGACACGGGGCCGGCTCGTCCTGCAACCGGACGCCGACGAGGTGCGGCGGGTCGGCGAGCGGCAGGCGGTGGAGGCCGCTCGACGCGAAGTCGACCTGCTCGCGGCCGCGGCCCCCGCCGTGACGACCGACGGCCATCGCGTCGACGTGCTGGCCAGCGTGACCAGCCTGGCCGACGCCGCCGCAGCCCCGCGCGCCGGCGCGGAGGGCGTTGGCCTGCTGCGCTCGGAGTTCCTGTTCGTCGACCGAGCGGCCCCGCCCTCGGAAGAGGAGCAGCGCGTCGTCTACGCCGAGCTGCTGTCGACGAGCGGCGCAGGCCGGCCCGTCGTGATTCGCGCGCTCGACGCCGGCGGCGACAAGCCCCTGGCCTACGTGCCGATTCCCAACGAGCCGAACCCCGCGCTGGGCGAGCGCGGTTGCCGGGCGCTGCTCGGTCGGCCCGGCCTCCTGCGCGCCCAGGTGCGGGCCGTTCTGCGGGCGTCGGCCCACGGAGCGGCGCGCCTCCTGTTTCCGATGGTCGCGACGCTCCCCGAATGGCGGGCCCTGCGCGCGTGCGTCGAAGAAGAGCGCGCTTCCCTGGGCGCCGATCCCGTCCCGATTGGCCTCCTCGTCGAGGTGCCCGCCGCGGCGCTCCTCGCACTGCACTTCGCGCGCGAGGTCGACTTCTTCTCGATCGGCACCAACGACCTCGCGCAGTACACGCTGGCGATGGACCGCGCGCACCCGAAGCTGGCGTCGCAGGTCGACGCGTTGCACCCGGCCGTGCTCCAGCTCGTCGCCCGCACCGTGGCCGCCGCGCGGGCCCATGCCAGGCCGGTCGGTGTCTGTGGCGCCATTGCCAGCGACCCGCAGGCCGTGCCCATCCTGGTCGGGCTCGGCGTCGACGAGCTGACCGTGCCGGTTGCCCTCATCGCCGGAATCAAGGCCCGGATCCGGGAGCTATCGTGGGGCGCCTGTCAGGTGCTGGCGGCGAGGGCACTGGCCGCGGAGACGGCCGACGAGGTCCGCGCGCTCGACGCCGGCCACACCCCGTAG